The following nucleotide sequence is from Saccharothrix texasensis.
GTCCGTGCTGGGCGACGGCGTCCAGGTCCACTCCCGTCGAGTGGACTGCTGACCACCACTGCGAGGCCCCACCCGCCAGACCCCCCGCTTGGACCCACCCGCTCGGACCCCCGCGAGGACGCGTCGGTCGTTCGCGTCCTCATTTCCGACGATCACGCCCTTCGATCGTCGGAAATCAGGGCGCGAACGACCGACTTCCAGGCGTCCGAGCCGCCGTCTGCGGAGCAGCGGCAATCCAATACAGCGGCAATTCGATACAGCGGCAGTTCAGTACGGCAGGCCGGAGGTCCGCCACGCGCCGGGGCCGTGCGGCAGCGGGCGCCGCACCTGCCGTGACTTGTCCGACCACGCCGAACGGCGAGGTGCGTTCTCGACGGGACCGCCGGCCGTTGCCAGGCCGACCACGACCGCCGTCACGGCGGCCAACTCGACGTCGTCCGGGTTGCCCCGGACCACCCGGAGGTGCGGCGCCGCGCTCACAGCGGGATGTTCCCGTGCTTCTTGGGCGGCAGCACCTCGCGCTTGTCGCGCAGCATCGCCAGCGCCCTGGCGACGTGCGATCGCGTGAAAGAGGGAGGGATCACACTGTCAACATAACCGCGTTCGGCCGCGACGTACGGGTTGCAGAGGGTGTCTTCGTACTCTTGCTGCAAACGGGCCCGCAGCGCGTCCACGTCCTCGCCGTCGGCCAGCGCGCTCGCCAACGCCTTGCGGTGCACGATGTTGGCCGCGCCCTGCGCGCCCATGACCGCGATCTGCGCCGTCGGCCACGCCAGGTTGATGTCCGCGCCCAGGTGCTTGGAACCCATCACGTCGTACGCGCCGCCGTAGGCCTTCCGGGTGATCA
It contains:
- a CDS encoding acyl-CoA carboxylase subunit epsilon → MSAAPHLRVVRGNPDDVELAAVTAVVVGLATAGGPVENAPRRSAWSDKSRQVRRPLPHGPGAWRTSGLPY